A portion of the Daphnia magna isolate NIES linkage group LG4, ASM2063170v1.1, whole genome shotgun sequence genome contains these proteins:
- the LOC116920054 gene encoding zinc finger MYND domain-containing protein 10 isoform X1 has product MDYEEDHLIEQTRLCQLDELASDRWLLHHQAVVQLSLKAVSQTAQLCEETVYAKLMVAEKVSLLVYDAILIEIWREEILPHLLKTESSLSPLMIYSVLYHEGAVISLLELLLYHSAACEALGDSIVDLIDYCHRTLLRSAASPSSSSRHHPSLADSPVLKHLDVSHLEANIAIRCIAILRFLAGHADNLSEIVTSRMLTTTDVPLLAVQLLTDQRPWIRREKRRRMGSDDSGSRDDGDDEIVEIYDNGQWRPCTDDEASGSNGGQLHPVAAHLWLLLLSLLMNPVAPRKYELNDFRCQQLLKLRSNLNDYVIDQIPPLAQFEQWLVQLSVVGAHQVWRHSGPTQKPFILELVAEMRQLLLKQLAVKWTAILDGQRQFLSDESPETVQRLAAIYDPEHLETTFNHCTANATVPTTSSAAQINRQTCTATSSCTLCDKQAQHRCSRCRCQHYCSKECQVADWPNHKSDCKPALKPLTRRDGNHLLLLQQ; this is encoded by the exons ATGGATTACGAAGAAGATCATCTGATAGAACAGACTCGACTCTGTCAACTGGACGAATTGGCATCTGacag GTGGCTGTTGCATCATCAAGCAGTGGTCCAGTTATCGCTCAAGGCCGTCTCGCAGACAGCCCAGCTTTGTGAAGAAACTGTCTACGCCAAATTAATGGTAGCAGAGAAA GTTTCCCTCCTAGTCTACGATGCCATCCTGATTGAAATATGGAGAGAGGAAATCTTGCCTCACTTGCTCAAGACCGAGTCATCCCTTTCACCTTTAATGATTTACTCGGTG CTGTACCACGAAGGAGCAGTCATTAGCTTGCTGGAGCTATTGCTGTACCATTCAGCAGCCTGTGAAGCCCTGGGCGACTCAATCGTCGACTTGATAGACTATTGCCACCGCACGCTTTTGCGTTCAGCAGCATcgccgtcgtcgtcgtcaaGGCACCACCCGTCCTTGGCCGACAGCCCAGTCCTCAAGCACCTGGACGTCAGCCACTTGGAGGCCAACATCGCCATCCGCTGCATCGCCATTCTGCGTTTTCTCGCCGGTCACGCAGACAA TTTGTCCGAAATAGTTACATCCCGGATGCTTACAACGACGGACGTGCCACTGTTGGCGGTCCAGCTACTGACGGACCAGCGACCGTGGATCCGGCGGGAAAAACGACGACGTATGGGCAGCGATGACAGCGGAAGTCGAGACGATGGTGACGACGAAATAGTCGAAATCTACGATAACGGTCAATGGCGTCCGTGCACTGACGATGAAGCATCCGGCTCAAACGGTGGTCAACTCCATCCAGTAGCTGCACACCTTTGGCTCCTCCTCCTGTCCCTCTTGATGAATCCCGTAGCTCCTCGCAAATACGAACTCAACGATTTCCGTTGCCAACAGTTACTCAAA TTACGTTCCAATTTGAATGACTACGTCATCGATCAAATTCCACCGCTAGCCCAATTCGAACAGTGGCTGGTGCAGCTTTCGGTTGTCGGCGCCCATCAAGTTTGGCGTCATTCAGGCCCCACCCAAAAGCCTTTCATCCTAGAACTCGTGGCCGAAATGAGACAGCTCTTGCTCAAACAGCTGGCCGTCAAATGGACAGCCATTCTTGATGGACAGCGACAGTTTCTCAGTGACGAATCACCCGAAACTGTTCAAAG gttggcGGCTATTTATGATCCGGAACACCTGGAAACAACGTTCAACCATTGCACTGCTAACGCAACTGTGCCAACAACATCATCAGCAGCTCAAATCAATCGCCAGACTTGTACGGCTACTTCGTCCTGCACTTTGTGCGACAAACAGGCACAACATCGTTGCTCACGTTGCCGATGTCAGCATTATTGCAGCAA GGAATGCCAAGTAGCGGATTGGCCGAACCACAAATCGGATTGCAAACCAGCGTTGAAACCCCTGACTCGACGGGATGGAAACCACCTCCTCCTTCTCCAACagtga
- the LOC116920054 gene encoding zinc finger MYND domain-containing protein 10 isoform X3, with translation MIYSVLYHEGAVISLLELLLYHSAACEALGDSIVDLIDYCHRTLLRSAASPSSSSRHHPSLADSPVLKHLDVSHLEANIAIRCIAILRFLAGHADNLSEIVTSRMLTTTDVPLLAVQLLTDQRPWIRREKRRRMGSDDSGSRDDGDDEIVEIYDNGQWRPCTDDEASGSNGGQLHPVAAHLWLLLLSLLMNPVAPRKYELNDFRCQQLLKLRSNLNDYVIDQIPPLAQFEQWLVQLSVVGAHQVWRHSGPTQKPFILELVAEMRQLLLKQLAVKWTAILDGQRQFLSDESPETVQRLAAIYDPEHLETTFNHCTANATVPTTSSAAQINRQTCTATSSCTLCDKQAQHRCSRCRCQHYCSKECQVADWPNHKSDCKPALKPLTRRDGNHLLLLQQ, from the exons ATGATTTACTCGGTG CTGTACCACGAAGGAGCAGTCATTAGCTTGCTGGAGCTATTGCTGTACCATTCAGCAGCCTGTGAAGCCCTGGGCGACTCAATCGTCGACTTGATAGACTATTGCCACCGCACGCTTTTGCGTTCAGCAGCATcgccgtcgtcgtcgtcaaGGCACCACCCGTCCTTGGCCGACAGCCCAGTCCTCAAGCACCTGGACGTCAGCCACTTGGAGGCCAACATCGCCATCCGCTGCATCGCCATTCTGCGTTTTCTCGCCGGTCACGCAGACAA TTTGTCCGAAATAGTTACATCCCGGATGCTTACAACGACGGACGTGCCACTGTTGGCGGTCCAGCTACTGACGGACCAGCGACCGTGGATCCGGCGGGAAAAACGACGACGTATGGGCAGCGATGACAGCGGAAGTCGAGACGATGGTGACGACGAAATAGTCGAAATCTACGATAACGGTCAATGGCGTCCGTGCACTGACGATGAAGCATCCGGCTCAAACGGTGGTCAACTCCATCCAGTAGCTGCACACCTTTGGCTCCTCCTCCTGTCCCTCTTGATGAATCCCGTAGCTCCTCGCAAATACGAACTCAACGATTTCCGTTGCCAACAGTTACTCAAA TTACGTTCCAATTTGAATGACTACGTCATCGATCAAATTCCACCGCTAGCCCAATTCGAACAGTGGCTGGTGCAGCTTTCGGTTGTCGGCGCCCATCAAGTTTGGCGTCATTCAGGCCCCACCCAAAAGCCTTTCATCCTAGAACTCGTGGCCGAAATGAGACAGCTCTTGCTCAAACAGCTGGCCGTCAAATGGACAGCCATTCTTGATGGACAGCGACAGTTTCTCAGTGACGAATCACCCGAAACTGTTCAAAG gttggcGGCTATTTATGATCCGGAACACCTGGAAACAACGTTCAACCATTGCACTGCTAACGCAACTGTGCCAACAACATCATCAGCAGCTCAAATCAATCGCCAGACTTGTACGGCTACTTCGTCCTGCACTTTGTGCGACAAACAGGCACAACATCGTTGCTCACGTTGCCGATGTCAGCATTATTGCAGCAA GGAATGCCAAGTAGCGGATTGGCCGAACCACAAATCGGATTGCAAACCAGCGTTGAAACCCCTGACTCGACGGGATGGAAACCACCTCCTCCTTCTCCAACagtga
- the LOC116920054 gene encoding zinc finger MYND domain-containing protein 10 isoform X2, with protein sequence MQDNSLFTLLFWQLYHEGAVISLLELLLYHSAACEALGDSIVDLIDYCHRTLLRSAASPSSSSRHHPSLADSPVLKHLDVSHLEANIAIRCIAILRFLAGHADNLSEIVTSRMLTTTDVPLLAVQLLTDQRPWIRREKRRRMGSDDSGSRDDGDDEIVEIYDNGQWRPCTDDEASGSNGGQLHPVAAHLWLLLLSLLMNPVAPRKYELNDFRCQQLLKLRSNLNDYVIDQIPPLAQFEQWLVQLSVVGAHQVWRHSGPTQKPFILELVAEMRQLLLKQLAVKWTAILDGQRQFLSDESPETVQRLAAIYDPEHLETTFNHCTANATVPTTSSAAQINRQTCTATSSCTLCDKQAQHRCSRCRCQHYCSKECQVADWPNHKSDCKPALKPLTRRDGNHLLLLQQ encoded by the exons ATGCAAGACAATTCCCTTTTTACCTTATTGTTTTGGCAGCTGTACCACGAAGGAGCAGTCATTAGCTTGCTGGAGCTATTGCTGTACCATTCAGCAGCCTGTGAAGCCCTGGGCGACTCAATCGTCGACTTGATAGACTATTGCCACCGCACGCTTTTGCGTTCAGCAGCATcgccgtcgtcgtcgtcaaGGCACCACCCGTCCTTGGCCGACAGCCCAGTCCTCAAGCACCTGGACGTCAGCCACTTGGAGGCCAACATCGCCATCCGCTGCATCGCCATTCTGCGTTTTCTCGCCGGTCACGCAGACAA TTTGTCCGAAATAGTTACATCCCGGATGCTTACAACGACGGACGTGCCACTGTTGGCGGTCCAGCTACTGACGGACCAGCGACCGTGGATCCGGCGGGAAAAACGACGACGTATGGGCAGCGATGACAGCGGAAGTCGAGACGATGGTGACGACGAAATAGTCGAAATCTACGATAACGGTCAATGGCGTCCGTGCACTGACGATGAAGCATCCGGCTCAAACGGTGGTCAACTCCATCCAGTAGCTGCACACCTTTGGCTCCTCCTCCTGTCCCTCTTGATGAATCCCGTAGCTCCTCGCAAATACGAACTCAACGATTTCCGTTGCCAACAGTTACTCAAA TTACGTTCCAATTTGAATGACTACGTCATCGATCAAATTCCACCGCTAGCCCAATTCGAACAGTGGCTGGTGCAGCTTTCGGTTGTCGGCGCCCATCAAGTTTGGCGTCATTCAGGCCCCACCCAAAAGCCTTTCATCCTAGAACTCGTGGCCGAAATGAGACAGCTCTTGCTCAAACAGCTGGCCGTCAAATGGACAGCCATTCTTGATGGACAGCGACAGTTTCTCAGTGACGAATCACCCGAAACTGTTCAAAG gttggcGGCTATTTATGATCCGGAACACCTGGAAACAACGTTCAACCATTGCACTGCTAACGCAACTGTGCCAACAACATCATCAGCAGCTCAAATCAATCGCCAGACTTGTACGGCTACTTCGTCCTGCACTTTGTGCGACAAACAGGCACAACATCGTTGCTCACGTTGCCGATGTCAGCATTATTGCAGCAA GGAATGCCAAGTAGCGGATTGGCCGAACCACAAATCGGATTGCAAACCAGCGTTGAAACCCCTGACTCGACGGGATGGAAACCACCTCCTCCTTCTCCAACagtga